In Tubulanus polymorphus chromosome 2, tnTubPoly1.2, whole genome shotgun sequence, a single window of DNA contains:
- the LOC141900828 gene encoding uncharacterized protein LOC141900828 codes for MEAFGEEITLLTKGKDLPKKSQLRQLLPILDTEGILRKNEITRLLVKDRHRFGGHFRGTNAVLADLRQKYWVIDGREEVKRCKINCKLCHTRKELGINQKVAPLPRSRLLVSLRCFFSCAVDYGGPFTTKITRRCTAKRYLCLFTCMATRAVHLEMAYSLDTAGFLLAFSRMVARRGKPSVMTSDNGTNFTAGEKELRQLVQMLDKDEIKMKGASQGIKWKFNPPAAPHHGGVFESMIKQAKKAVKSILGNAKLTDEELLSAIVETEGLLNSRPLTYVSDDPDDEEVLTPNHFIHGQVGGNLAQSITDEVAFNPRNRWRYVQSLVKKVWRRWSSEYLTPLNTFPKWVRVRQNLKVNDIVMLKDEENPRGRWPLAKVVGVYPGEDELVRVARVRCRGKEYVRAVNKLCHLNCDRDYV; via the exons ATGGAGGCATTTGGTGAAGAGATTACTTTGTTGACAAAGGGTAAAGATTTGCCTAAGAAAAGTCAGCTTAGGCAGTTATTACCAATACTGGATACAGAAGGGATTTTGAGA AAAAATGAGATCACAAGGCTGCTTGTTAAAGACAGACACAGATTCGGTGGTCATTTCCGTGGTACAAATGCAGTCTTGGCTGACCTGCGGCAAAAATATTGGGTGATAGATGGCCGGGAAGAAGTAAAACGTTGCAAAATTAACTGCAAACTGTGTCATACTAGAAAAGAACTCGGCATAAATCAGAAAGTAGCACCGCTACCACGTTCACGTCTGCTGGTCAGTCTACGATGTTTCTTTTCTTGTGCGGTGGATTATGGCGGTCCGTTTACAACGAAGATCACTAGACGATGCACTGCAAAGAGATACTTGTGTCTATTTACATGTATGGCGACAAGGGCTGTCCATCTGGAAATGGCATATTCCCTTGACACAGCTGGTTTTCTTCTAGCCTTTTCCAGAATGGTAGCTAGGAGAGGAAAACCTAGCGTTATGACCAGTGACAACGGAACGAATTTTACAGCAGGCGAGAAAGAACTTAGGCAGTTGGTGCAGATGCTCGATAAAGATGAGATCAAAATGAAGGGTGCTTCTCAGGGCATCAAGTGGAAGTTCAACCCACCCGCTGCGCCACATCATGGTGGGGTTTTTGAGTCTATGATCAAACAAGCCAAGAAAGCTGTGAAATCGATACTTGGCAACGCAAaattaactgatgaagaattacTATCTGCAATCGTCGAAACTGAAGGTCTGTTAAACTCAAGACCATTGACGTACGTTTCTGATGACCCTGATGATGAAGAAGTGTTGACGCCTAATCACTTCATACACGGCCAAGTCGGCGGTAATTTGGCACAAAGCATAACAGATGAAGTAGCGTTCAATCCTAGAAATAGATGGCGGTACGTGCAAAGTCTGGTAAAGAAGGTTTGGAGACGGTGGTCGTCGGAATATCTCACTCCATTGAACACATTCCCCAAGTGGGTGCGAGTGCGACAGAACTTGAAGGTGAACGATATCGTCATGTTGAAAGACGAAGAAAATCCTCGTGGACGATGGCCACTTGCGAAGGTCGTCGGTGTTTATCCCGGAGAGGATGAACTCGTTCGTGTAGCTCGTGTACGATGTCGGGGAAAGGAATATGTTCGCGCGGTGAATAAACTGTGTCATTTGAACTGTGACAGAGACTATGTGTAA
- the LOC141900829 gene encoding uncharacterized protein LOC141900829 has product MFGQRTTIPVSSLEAITTIDIHSYLRGSSTANQRMEMRGVFHGKRAFTFGSIYLDGYKKMAFTLGEKSLLQFCFMNACNSEDDRDWNIPTRKIQNFVIDHNAEQRRDFELRKRKRTPLKAKITRVKSKIDEKLLDQKKLDEKELQKCRWALGELADAFKAISELDTETSEIILEIDEVEYNKFVLESDEYLEELSLFIFNLKQILEQREKRPAGIDKSQDKTRRPHRQVESTSDEESDEKRHSDTSTEAEDDKPRRNVFQGLKKPELSTFDGQKEYYHDWRNQFDVFVGNTKLPSKTKMMMLKNCLKGKALKIIGNLGYTKTEYEAALKKLELKFGGEKRLIRQHLDRLMETSSITEGNNKALEIFSDRLCDMVTKLSLKGSGVEFETDSALYIQVQKKVPEKMLVDFHRHVKSSGKSDDLQEFSNWLAEEVAYLLEAEETKGSSTRIPREKRRSFSTGLMRKQGCYICGKNHKLTECDNWTKMAVGDRWERAKMYGLCFKCLNKGHRSGQCRETRFSGCRIEGCQDNKRHHTHLHHPKESKHNANEELNPQEVNPHATHQRGRCPPGRVALRIVPVRLVGARDQEIIINAFLDDGSDSCYISDDVAIAMELERESERHITMNTLAGASELKSRKVSVKLKSLDGKVDVLLQPWVMDSMCKGIKPIDWRRHQADWGHMKDIEFPKLPSTEVDMLIGADQPELMAAIEERRGDVGGPVARKTPLGWTVIGKVSNGFSENQSFTTTHAYRTEVRSFDIRTDDCLRKIWDQDLIGFQDQDDLKYTSEEKAALEIAETSIKKVGDRYEVQIPWKEEKRYLPNNFEDASKRLMMLEKRFFKDEELARRYRDVFMANVEKGYLQKVSDVDLEKNSSWFLPHFPVVREDKTTTKVRIVHDSAAKTGNMSLNDVMMNGPNLQNNIVEILIMFRTKPVALVGDIKEMFSQVQMFEDDRRYHRLLWRDDTHSPVETYEATRLMFGDKASPFLAQFVFRHHVNCSEENPRVSEVIHKQTYMDDLITSVENVVDATTLRSELSSVLSAAGFDVRRWCSNVMAVLDGLPLGDIEDCLKIVDKDNANMKTLGVRWFAVGDYLTYSTPASCGRSGVPTKRSLLSCIATLFDPLQYLAPVVIRGKMMFQETWLRGITWDQALPDDIKQSFNNWLAELENIDSVQIPRCYRSRPADDVKTTEIHVFTDASTLAYGSCAYVRYELKDNEVQVALVGAKAKVAPLKCTSVPRLELMAAVVGVKLAEVVAKALDIPVESHRFWSDSMDVIQWIHGQSRTYKTFVANRVSRIQEVTKPVQWNHVPGQQNPADDATRGLKVEDMTMKHRWFCGPRFLYEGENSWPQKTLGKGLSLEAENEVGKMLSVFQTVTAEKPQQLVVDVR; this is encoded by the exons ATGTTTGGACAACGAACAACGATCCCCGTATCATCTCTGG AAGCGATCACAACGATCGATATTCACAGTTATCTGAGGGGCAGTAGCACTGCAAACCAGAGGATGGAGATGCGTGGGGTATTCCACGGAAAGAGAGCTTTTACTTTTGGTTCGATCTATTTAGACGGCTACAAGAAAATGGCTTTTACACTGGGTGAGAAGAGCCTTCTCCAGTTTTGTTTCATGAATGCGTGTAATTCAG AAGACGATCGAGATTGGAATATACCGACCAGAAAGATACAAAATTTCGTAATTGACCATAACGCTGAACAGAGAAGAGATTTTGAACTTAGAAAACGAAAAAGGACACCACTCAAAGCAAAAATCACAAGAGTGAAGtccaaaattgatgaaaaattgttaGATCAGAAGAAATTAGATGAGAAGGAATTACAAAAATGCAGATGGGCATTAGGGGAATTAGCTGATGCATTTAAAGCAATCTCAGAATTAGATACTGAGACATCTGAAATTATTCTGGAGATCGATGAAGTGGAGTACAACAAATTTGTGTTAGAATCTGATGAATATTTAGAAGAATTGTCCCTCTTTATATTCAACCTTAAACAGATTTTAGAACAGCGAGAAAAAAGGCCGGCAGGTATTGACAAGAGCCAGGACAAGACAAGAAGACCACATCGACAAGTAGAATCGACCTCAGATGAAGAAAGCGACGAGAAACGTCATTCCGATACTTCAACGGAAGCAGAAGATGATAAACCACGACGTAATGTTTTTCAGGGTTTGAAAAAACCAGAATTATCTACATTCGATGGTCAAAAGGAATACTACCATGACTGGCGAAACCaatttgatgtttttgtaGGGAACACAAAGCTACCCTCAAAAACGAAGATGATGATGTTAAAAAACTGTTTAAAGGGGAAAGCATTGAAAATCATTGGTAACCTTGGTTACACAAAAACAGAATATGAAGCAGCCTTGAAGAAATTGGAGCTGAAATTCGGTGGTGAAAAACGTCTCATTAGACAGcacttagatagattaatggAAACAAGCTCAATTACAGAAGGGAATAATAAGGCattggaaatattttcagatagACTATGTGACATGGTCACCAAATTATCCTTGAAAGGGAGTGGAGTGGAGTTCGAAACTGACAGTGCCTTATATATTCAAGTTCAAAAGAAAGTACCAGAAAAAATGTTGGTGGACTTTCATCGTCATGTTAAGAGTTCTGGAAAATCGGATGACCTCCAGGAATTTTCGAATTGGCTGGCAGAAGAGGTAGCATATTTACTTGAAGCTGAAGAAACAAAAGGGTCTAGTACTAGAATTCCCAGAGAAAAAAGACGGTCTTTCAGTACTGGTCTTATGAGAAAACAAGGTTGTTACATATGCGGAAAGAACCACAAGTTGACGGAATGTGATAACTGGACGAAAATGGCTGTAGGTGATCGATGGGAACGTGCAAAAATGTATGGTCTGTGTTTTAAATGTCTAAATAAAGGACATAGAAGTGGTCAGTGTAGAGAAACCAGATTCTCTGGATGCAGAATTGAAGGTTGTCAGGATAATAAGCGACACCATACACACCTTCATCACCCTAAGGAATCTAAACATAATGCAAATGAAGAGCTGAACCCTCAGGAGGTGAACCCTCATGCAACACATCAAAGAGGTAGATGTCCTCCGGGGCGAGTAGCTTTGAGAATAGTGCCGGTTAGATTGGTTGGCGCTCGAGATCAAGAAATAATCATCAACGCCTTCCTGGATGACGGATCTGACTCATGCTATATATCTGATGATGTAGCAATTGCTATGGAGTTGGAACGGGAGTCAGAACGCCATATAACAATGAATACTCTGGCTGGTGCGAGTGAATTGAAAAGTCGAAAAGTCAGTGTGAAACTGAAAAGTTTGGATGGGAAGGTTGATGTACTGCTTCAACCATGGGTGATGGACTCTATGTGTAAGGGTATCAAACCAATTGATTGGAGGCGACACCAGGCTGATTGGGGACATATGAAGGATATTGAATTTCCAAAACTACCGTCTACTGAAGTAGACATGTTGATAGGTGCAGATCAACCAGAATTGATGGCGGCCATTGAAGAACGTCGTGGTGATGTAGGGGGTCCAGTGGCCCGGAAAACCCCACTGGGCTGGACAGTGATTGGaaaagtttcaaatggatttagtGAAAACCAGAGTTTTACGACAACTCATGCGTATAGAACTGAAGTTAGGTCCTTCGATATAAGAACTGATGATTGCTTGAGAAAGATCTGGGATCAGGATCTAATTGGATTCCAAGATCAGGATGACCTAAAGTACACATCTGAAGAGAAGGCTGCATTGGAGATTGCGGAAACCTCCATTAAAAAAGTCGGAGATAGATATGAAGTCCAAATTCCCTGGAAAGAGGAGAAGAGGTATTTACCgaataattttgaagatgctagTAAACGCCTGATGATGCTGGAAAAACGGTTTTTCAAAGACGAGGAGCTTGCTCGACGATACAGAGATGTGTTTATGGCGAACGTAGAGAAAGGTTATTTGCAGAAAGTGTCAGATGTTGATTTAGAGAAAAATAGTAGCTGGTTTCTACCACACTTCCCAGTCGTTCGTGAAGATAAGACAACAACAAAAGTTCGCATTGTACATGATTCTGCTGCCAAAACTGGAAATATGAGTTTGAATGATGTTATGATGAATGGCCCTAATCTACAGAATAACATAGtagaaatattgattatgtTCCGAACAAAACCGGTGGCATTGGTAGGGGATATTAAGGAGATGTTTTCTCAGGTCCAAATGTTTGAAGATGATCGAAGGTACCATCGATTGTTATGGCGTGATGATACACACTCGCCAGTTGAAACTTATGAAGCAACTAGATTGATGTTTGGGGACAAGGCTTCGCCATTTCTGGCACAGTTTGTTTTTAGACATCATGTAAACTGCAGTGAAGAAAACCCAAGAGTGTCTGAAGTTATTCACAAGCAAACCTATATGGACGATTTAATTACATCAGTGGAGAATGTTGTGGATGCGACCACTCTAAGAAGCGAGTTATCATCTGTATTATCTGCTGCAGGATTTGATGTAAGACGATGGTGTAGTAATGTTATGGCTGTTTTAGATGGCTTACCTCTTGGAGATATTGAGGATTGCTTGAAGATAGTTGACAAAGACAATGCAAATATGAAGACTTTGGGTGTACGATGGTTTGCAGTGGGAGATTACTTGACGTACTCAACTCCGGCTAGTTGCGGTAGGAGTGGAGTCCCGACAAAGCGTAGTCTGTTGAGTTGTATTGCCACACTCTTTGATCCACTGCAGTATTTGGCACCAGTTGTTATACGAGGAAAAATGATGTTCCAGGAGACGTGGTTACGTGGTATTACTTGGGATCAAGCATTACCAGATGATATTAAACAGAGTTTCAATAATTGGTTGGCTGAGTTGGAGAACATTGATTCAGTACAGATTCCGAGATGTTATCGTTCGAGACCAGCTGATGATGTAAAAACTACAGAAATACATGTGTTCACTGATGCTTCGACATTGGCGTATGGATCATGTGCATATGTTCGATATGAACTCAAAGATAATGAAGTTCAGGTTGCTCTGGTTGGTGCGAAAGCAAAAGTAGCACCGCTGAAGTGTACTAGTGTGCCACGATTGGAACTGATGGCGGCTGTAGTAGGCGTTAAGCTAGCTGAAGTAGTTGCAAAAGCATTAGATATACCTGTTGAATCGCACCGATTTTGGAGTGACAGTATGGACGTTATACAGTGGATTCATGGACAATCCAGGACGTATAAGACGTTTGTTGCAAATCGGGTGTCGAGAATCCAAGAAGTTACCAAGCCTGTTCAATGGAACCATGTTCCCGGTCAACAGAACCCAGCTGATGATGCGACACGGGGACTGAAAGTCGAAGACATGACCATGAAGCATAGATGGTTTTGTGGTCCCAGGTTCCTGTATGAAGGGGAGAATTCTTGGCCACAGAAAACCCTCGGTAAAGGTCTGAGCCTGGAAGCTGAAAATGAAGTTGGCAAGATGCTGTCCGTCTTTCAGACTGTTACGGCTGAGAAGCCGCAACAATTGGTAGTTGATGTCAGATGA